The genomic window CTGCATGCTGCTTTGGAAACCGCAGTTCGTCAGAAACGCCCGCGCCTCGCCCACGAGAAAGAGCGAGCCGGCGACGAGGATCGGATTTTCCTGGGTTCCGGCGGCGGCGTAAGCGGATTCGAAGGTATTGAAAATCTCGTGCGGCGGTGAGTCCGCAGGCAGGAAACCAGCGAGTTCCGCAGGGGTGACCGCGCGGGGCGTATCGACCGGGCAGAGGAGGATGCGCGATGCGATGGGGACGAGGCGATCGAGTATTTGCCCTATGTCCTTGCCTGCGACGGCACTGAAGATGAGGGCCGCCTTCTTGTTGGGAAACTGCTCTTGCCAGGTCGCGGCGAGGACGGCGGCGGATTGGGGATTGTGTGCTCCGTCCAATATGACACCGGGAATGACGCTTTCAAAGCGGCCGGGCCAGCTTACCGTGCGGAGGCCGTAGCCGACACTGTCGGAACTGAGCGGAACACCCGCGCGGTGGAGCGCGGCGACGGCGAGCGCCGCATTCCATTTCTGGTGCTCTCCTGCGAGAGCCATCGGGTAGCCGAGCATGGGTTCCTCGATGAATTCGAGCGGCGAGCGGTGTTCGTTCGCTTCTTTTTCGAACACGTGCCTGACGGACTTTTCCTGAATTGCGGAAATGACGGGCTTGCCGGGAACGATGATGCCAGCTTTTTCCAAGGCGATTTCCTCCAGCGTGTTTCCCAACCACTGCATGTGGTCCAGGCCGATGGGGGTGATGACCGCGATGTCCGCGGGAACCGCGGTCGTGGCGTCAAGCCGCCCGCCCATGCCGGTCTCGAGCACGATCATTTCACACTCGCACCGGCGGAACCAGCGCATGGCCAGCACCAGCGTGATTTCAAAAAATGTCGGGTGGTTTTCCATCCCCTCGCAGAGGGCGCGCAATTCGGTGAGCATGGCGGCGCACTCTTCCTCGGGTATTTCCTGACCGGTCACGCGGATGCGCTCGCGGAAATCAATGAGATGGGGCGAGGTGAAAAGACCGCACCGCCGGCCACAGGCGCGGGCGATGCTGTCGATCATGGCGCAGGTGCTGCCCTTGCCATTGGTTCCCGCCACATGAATGACAGTGACGCCGTGGGCGGGGTAGGCAAGCGACGCTTTCAGCAGATGGCGCGTGCCGTCCAATCCCAGCTTGATGCCGAACATCTGGGTGGAATAGAGCCAGTCGAGCGCCTCGCCGTAGTTCATGCCCGCGATCAGAGTTCTTTCACCCAGAGGTTTGCGAAGTCGATGGCGCCGCCGTGATGTTGGAGGCCGAGAAATCCTTTCGCCGGCACCCCGGGCAGTTGGGCGTTGTCAATGACGACGCGGCCGTTGAGCGAGACGGTGAGCCGGTCGCCCTTGATGGTGACCATGGTGCGGTTCCATTCGCCAAGCGGGCGGTCCGCCTTCACCTTCGGGGTGACCCCGGCACGGACCTCCGGAGAGACGGAAGCGTCGGTGCGGTAACCGTAAACCTCGCCGGAGCCGACGGGCCAGTTCCAGAGATTGACCTGGCTCTTGGTGCTTCCACGGAGGTAGATGCCGCTGTCGAGCTCCTGGACTTCGATGGTTTCGGGCTTGCCTTGGGAGTCGAGCTTGGCGGTGCCGTCTGGAAGAAGGATGGGCCGTTGCATCAGCGGGCCGGTACCGCTCCAGCGCCAGTCGAAAACAATGGAGCAGTCGGCATATTCCTTTTCAGTCCAGAGGTCGGGAGCATCCTTGTTGCCATTGTGCTTGATGATGCCGTTCGTCACGACCCAGTCCGGGCTGTTGCCATGTTTCCAACCATCGAGATTCTTCCCGTTGGCCAGGCGCGTGAAGCCGGCGGCCATAACTCCCTCGACGTAGGCGGCGGGTGCCGTTTCGGCGATTTGGATATTCTTGAAGGCGACCTTGTCTCCATGGCCCAGGAGAGCGATGTGGCCGGAACGGCGCTTGACGCCTTCATGTTTCGGGTTGCGGGCGGATAGGTCGTCGAGATTGGTGCGGAGGATGATCTCGCCATTCAGTTCCACCGTGAGGCCGGAACCACTGACGGTGACCTTCTGGTGGTTCCACTCGCCGACGGGCTTGAGCCCGGATTTTTTCGCAGGAGCGAGGGTGTAGAGGGAGCCGTGGAATTGATAGTCCTTGAGATCCTTGTATTTCGGATCCGAGTTATCAAGGATCTGGAGTTCCATCCCGCTGTAGGCACCGTCACCGCTGCCGGGGTAGTGGATGCCCAGGCCATTGTTGCCGCCCGGTGGCAGCTTGAAGTCGAATTCCAGGATGTAGTTGGCGAACGTCTCCGCGCTCACGAGGTTTTTCCCCTCGGGCGTGCAGACGATGGCTCCGTCTTCCACCACATAGCCGCTGCCGGACCAGCCCGCCAGATCTTTGCCGTTGAACAACGGACGTGCGGAAGGTGCTTCTGCCGCGAAGGCATTTGCCGTGCAATAAATTGCTGCTAGCGGGACGATGAGGTTTTTCATGTGGTGAAGGATGCGAGGGTGAAATGGCTTTTCTCGGAAAGCGCTAGGATACGCCAGGGAGAGCGTGAAGTTTCCGGCTTTTATCGATCGGCGGCAAGCGCATCGATGAGGTATCGCGCCGGACGGAAGTTTTCGATCAGGATCTCCCGTTGTTCGCCACGGTTCATCCGGACTTGGCTGATGTTGAAATTCGGCGTTTTGTGTGGAGCGAAGAGAATGTCGTCATGGGTGGAATTCTCATGCTTTTTGAACATGTTGGGCAGGATGTCGCCGCCCAAATGGTCGTCCCGACCGGTGGCGAGGTGGCAGGTGCCGAGCACCTTCTCGTCCTGGATGTCCGCGCCGGATACAGGCAGGACCTGGGTGCCGAAGCCGAGTTCGCCGAGCGTGCCGGTCATGGGATCGTCGGCGAGACGGGCGTTGTGGGCATTGATGGTCTCCTGGTCCCCTTGGATGAGGGTTGAGCGGATGATGCAGCGGTTTTCCACGTCGAGCACGCCGAGGGTGCCGTCTTCGTATTTCATCGGAAACTGGCCGCGGGCATCGGCGGGGACGAAATAGACCTCCCCGGCCGGCAGATTGGCGATGTCGGGAGTTTTTCCCAGGCAGAGGCCGTGGGATTTCTGGGCGTCCTGACCGTCAAGTCCGAGCCATGCGGTGAGGATGCGGCCATCTTCGAGCGCGAAGTCGATCTCGATGGAGTCCGCATTCGTCAGGGCGGCGCGGAGGCGCTCGGAATCGGCGGACACCTCGTGGTAGTCCACCGAGAGGCCGGAATTGAGGATGATGTCGTTCAACCCGTGCAGTGTTGCTCCGCGGAAGCCGTATTCCTTGCACTTCGCGGTGAGCGGGGCGGTGGCGGAGAAGGTGGAGATGCAGAGGATGATGTCGTGGTTCGGATAAATATCGGCATCCAGCGAAAGATGATTCCCGGCGGTATCCCACACGTCGTCGGCGAGATCCAGGTTCGATCCGTGGGTGCAACGGTAGGCGTACATCTCACCACCGGTCATGCCGAGTTCCGCCAGGGCGCCATCCTTGAGCGCTTGGTAGAAATGACGATGGGCGTTTTTCTGAACGGGAAAGCCCGGATGTTCGAGAAAGGAGAAGTCCTTGATGAGATCCTGTGGTTCGTCGAAATCGATCAGGATGCACACCCTGCAGCCTTCGGTCGGCGCGAAGACGGTGCCGAGGAGGCGGACGAGGTCGAACTTGGGAAAAACGCGGTTTTCCGGGTGCAACAGGATTTCCTCGTGGAAGTACGCGGGCAATGAAGGGGCGGAAATGCTCATGATCGGCCGGAATCCTAAAACCGCAGAATCCCGCCGCAAGCGGGATTCCCGAAAATTTCACAAAGGGTCGGAACCGTCAGCGGCGGCATCCTCGCCATTCCCGTTGTCCCGCATGTCCCGGAGAACCGCGGACATGTCCTCCAGTCGTTCCCAAAGTTCCCGCACGACGAAGAAAGGGGCGCCGCTGCGTGCCGTGATTGCGAGGCAGTCTGATGGCCGCGCGTCGATCTCCACAATCTTTCGCTCCATGATCTCATTCTCCGCCTCGAGGATCAGCCGTGCGTAGTAGACATCGTTTTCCATCCGCACGATCACCGCCCGGGAGACTTTCCCGCCAAACGCCTGAAGGGTGAGCATGTAGAGATCGTGGGTTAGGGGGCGTTGCGGGACTTGGCCGCTCAGCGAGGCATTGATGGAGGCCCCGACGCCTGGATCAATGTAGAACACGATGGTTTTGGTGCCATCTCCCAGGAAGACAGCGCAGCCGGCTTGGGTAGGCAAGAGGGCCACGGGCTCTACACGGACGAGGTTTGGCATCGGCTTCATCCTCATGCAAAAATCGAATTTTCCAAGGTGAAACCTATCCAAGTGCTGGAGGTTGTAGGGAATGCCCTGATCTCCGTTCATTTTGGGTGGATCACGGGCGGTTAAAAGCCGTCGAATTTCAAAAATTGGGGAAGCCTTGGCAAAGTTGAATTGGATATTTCAAAAATGAGTAATTCATTTTAAAAGGGTTAGATGATTTGGCCAAAAAATCTCCAAAAAGTATCACGAAATGGATTGACCGGGGGCGGCCGGTCAATCTAGGGTCTCCCCGTCGCCACGACGGAGGGCGACCGAGAGACAGACGGTCGATCGCGGTGCAAACCACCCGATCGGCTTTTTAGTCCCCTCGAAACAAGCTCTTTGACAGTATGGCTCAGCGGTAATCGTGCCAAGTGAGAAAGTGAACCGGTGGATCCTGCGAAGGATTCAAGTCCTGCGAAGGATTCCGACGCTTCAAGCAAGGCGGTCGTAAGCAGACTATGATATCGCTGGGAAGAGGAAAAAGATTAAATTGTGCGCTGCGCATCTGGTTTCAATATCGAAACAGTGCGCGGAAGTTGGCTCTTGAAGTCAACAACCCCGATTTGAATCGCGGGTGCCGGCGACGGCATCTGAAAGATCAGATCATTTTTACGGAGAGTTTGATTCTGGCTCAGAACGAACGCTGGCGGCGTGTTTAAGACATGCAAGTCGCACGGGATCAGTTGAGTAGTAATACAATTCTGGTTTAGTGGCGCACGGGTGAGTAACATGTGAATTACATGCCCTTCAGTGGGGAATAGCCCAGGGAAACTTGGATTAATACCCCATGGTATCGCAAGATTAAAGGTGGCCGCAAGGCTGTCGCTGAAGGATTGGTTCGCACCCTATCAGCTTGTTGGCGAGGTAACGGCTCACCAAGGCTACGACGGGTACCTGGTCTGAGAGGACGATCAGGCACACTGGAACTGAGACACGGTCCAGACACCTACGGGTGGCAGCAGTCGAGAATAATTCACAATGGGGGCAACCCTGATGGTGCAACGCCGCGTGGAGGATGACGGTCTTCGGATTGTAAACTCCTGTCATCTGGGAGTAAGGCATGGCTGTTAATAGCGGACATGATTGATAGTACCAGAAGAGGAAGGGACGGCTAACTTCGTGCCAGCAGCCGCGGTAATACGAAGGTCCCGAGCGTTGTTCGGAATCACTGGGCGTAAAGGGAGCGTAGGCGGCGCGGTAAGTCAGATGTGAAATCCCGGGGCTCAACCCCGGAACTGCATCCGATACTGCCGTGCTTGAGGATTGGAGAGGTAGCTGGAATTCTTGGTGTAGCAGTGAAATGCGTGGAGATCAAGAGGAACACTCGTGGCGAAAGCGAGCTACTGGACAATTCCTGACGCTGAGGCTCGAAGGCTAGGGTAGCGAAAGGGATTAGATACCCCTGTAGTCCTAGCAGTAAACGGTGCACGCTTGGTGTGAGGGGAATCGACCCCCCTTGTGCCGGAGCTAACGCGTTAAGCGTGCCGCCTGGGAAGTACGGTCGCAAGACTAAAACTCAAAGAAATTGACGGGGACCCGCACAAGCGGTGGAGTATGTGGCTTAATTCGATGCAACGCGAAGAACCTTACCAAGGCTTGACATGCATCTCTAAGCGCGTGAAAGCGCGTGACCCTTCGGGGAATTTGCACAGGTGCTGCATGGCCGTCGTCAGCTCGTGTCGTGAGATGTTGGGTTAAGTCCCGCAACGAGCGCAACCCTTGTGATTAGTTGCCAGCACGTGAAGGTGGGAACTCTAGTCAGACTGCCCAGATCAACTGGGAGGAAGGTGGGGACGACGTCAGGTCAGTATGGCCCTTACGCCTTGGGCTGCACACGTACTACAATGCCCAGCACAATGAGAACCGAGACCGCGAGGTGGAGGAAATCTGCAAAACTGGGCTCAGTTCGGATTGGAGGCTGCAACTCGCCTCCATGAAGTTGGAATCGCTAGTAATGCCGTATCATCTACGACGGCGTGAATACGTTCCCGGGTCTTGTACACACCGCCCGTCACATCATGGAAGCC from Luteolibacter yonseiensis includes these protein-coding regions:
- a CDS encoding bifunctional folylpolyglutamate synthase/dihydrofolate synthase; the encoded protein is MNYGEALDWLYSTQMFGIKLGLDGTRHLLKASLAYPAHGVTVIHVAGTNGKGSTCAMIDSIARACGRRCGLFTSPHLIDFRERIRVTGQEIPEEECAAMLTELRALCEGMENHPTFFEITLVLAMRWFRRCECEMIVLETGMGGRLDATTAVPADIAVITPIGLDHMQWLGNTLEEIALEKAGIIVPGKPVISAIQEKSVRHVFEKEANEHRSPLEFIEEPMLGYPMALAGEHQKWNAALAVAALHRAGVPLSSDSVGYGLRTVSWPGRFESVIPGVILDGAHNPQSAAVLAATWQEQFPNKKAALIFSAVAGKDIGQILDRLVPIASRILLCPVDTPRAVTPAELAGFLPADSPPHEIFNTFESAYAAAGTQENPILVAGSLFLVGEARAFLTNCGFQSSMQ
- a CDS encoding 3-keto-disaccharide hydrolase; this encodes MKNLIVPLAAIYCTANAFAAEAPSARPLFNGKDLAGWSGSGYVVEDGAIVCTPEGKNLVSAETFANYILEFDFKLPPGGNNGLGIHYPGSGDGAYSGMELQILDNSDPKYKDLKDYQFHGSLYTLAPAKKSGLKPVGEWNHQKVTVSGSGLTVELNGEIILRTNLDDLSARNPKHEGVKRRSGHIALLGHGDKVAFKNIQIAETAPAAYVEGVMAAGFTRLANGKNLDGWKHGNSPDWVVTNGIIKHNGNKDAPDLWTEKEYADCSIVFDWRWSGTGPLMQRPILLPDGTAKLDSQGKPETIEVQELDSGIYLRGSTKSQVNLWNWPVGSGEVYGYRTDASVSPEVRAGVTPKVKADRPLGEWNRTMVTIKGDRLTVSLNGRVVIDNAQLPGVPAKGFLGLQHHGGAIDFANLWVKEL
- a CDS encoding bifunctional nuclease family protein; its protein translation is MKPMPNLVRVEPVALLPTQAGCAVFLGDGTKTIVFYIDPGVGASINASLSGQVPQRPLTHDLYMLTLQAFGGKVSRAVIVRMENDVYYARLILEAENEIMERKIVEIDARPSDCLAITARSGAPFFVVRELWERLEDMSAVLRDMRDNGNGEDAAADGSDPL